One Streptomyces fagopyri DNA window includes the following coding sequences:
- the pgl gene encoding 6-phosphogluconolactonase, producing the protein MITPQLVVHRDKELMAQAAAARLITKVVDAQASRGYASVVLTGGRNGNGLLAALAAAPARDAIDWGRLDLWWGDERFLPAGDPERNDTQARAALLDSVPLDPARVHPMPASDGPHGADADAAAEAYAAELAKDAGPENHGSVPAFDVLMLGVGPDTHVASLFPELPAVRETERTVVGVHGAPKPPPTRISLTLPAIRSAREVWLLAAGEDKAQAAAIALSGAGEIQAPAAGAHGRSRTLWLLDAAAASQLPRSLYPPASA; encoded by the coding sequence GTGATCACTCCGCAGCTTGTCGTGCACCGCGACAAGGAGCTGATGGCACAGGCCGCGGCGGCTCGGCTGATCACCAAGGTCGTGGACGCGCAGGCCTCGCGCGGCTACGCCTCGGTGGTCCTCACCGGCGGCCGCAACGGCAACGGGCTCCTCGCGGCGCTCGCCGCCGCGCCCGCCCGCGACGCCATCGACTGGGGCCGTCTCGACCTCTGGTGGGGCGACGAGCGGTTCCTGCCCGCGGGCGACCCGGAACGCAACGACACCCAGGCCCGTGCGGCACTGCTGGACTCGGTGCCGCTGGACCCGGCGCGGGTGCATCCGATGCCCGCGTCCGACGGCCCCCACGGCGCGGACGCGGACGCGGCGGCCGAGGCGTACGCCGCCGAGCTCGCGAAGGACGCGGGGCCGGAGAACCACGGTTCGGTCCCCGCCTTCGACGTCCTGATGCTGGGCGTCGGTCCGGACACGCACGTGGCCTCGCTCTTCCCCGAGCTGCCCGCGGTGCGCGAGACGGAGCGGACGGTGGTGGGTGTGCACGGCGCGCCGAAGCCTCCGCCGACCCGGATCTCGCTCACCCTGCCCGCGATCCGCTCCGCCCGCGAGGTGTGGCTGCTCGCGGCCGGCGAGGACAAGGCACAGGCCGCGGCGATCGCCCTGTCGGGCGCGGGTGAGATACAGGCTCCGGCGGCGGGTGCCCACGGGCGCTCGCGGACGCTGTGGCTGCTGGACGCGGCGGCCGCTTCCCAGTTGCCGCGCTCGCTGTATCCGCCTGCTTCTGCGTGA
- a CDS encoding phosphoglycerate kinase: MKTIDELIAEGVDGKRVFVRADLNVPLADGLITDDGRIRAVLPTVKALAEAGAKVIVASHLGRPKGAPDPAFSLLQPAERLAELLGAPVAFAQDTVGPAAHDAVKALEPGQVAVIENLRFNAGETSKDDTERGEFADQLAALADVYVGDGFGAVHRKHASVYDLPARLPHYAGYLIATEVGVLKRLTEDVKRPYVVALGGSKVSDKLAVIDELLGKADRLLIGGGMAFTFLKAKGYEIGASLVQDDQLAAVTEYVERAEKNGVELVVPVDVVTAAQFPDLKTKAPSHPTTVAADAIPADGMGLDIGPETGALYASKLADAATVFWNGPMGVFEHPDYAEGTKAVAQALLDSPAFTVVGGGDSAAAVRTLGFDETAFGHISTGGGASLEYLEGKTLPGLAALED; the protein is encoded by the coding sequence ATGAAGACGATCGACGAACTCATCGCCGAAGGCGTGGACGGCAAGCGGGTCTTCGTCCGCGCCGACCTGAACGTGCCGCTGGCCGACGGCCTCATCACGGACGACGGCCGCATCCGCGCCGTCCTGCCCACCGTCAAGGCGCTGGCCGAAGCGGGCGCCAAGGTGATCGTCGCCTCCCACCTGGGCCGTCCCAAGGGCGCCCCGGACCCCGCCTTCTCCCTGCTGCAGCCCGCCGAGCGCCTCGCCGAACTCCTCGGCGCCCCGGTCGCGTTCGCCCAGGACACCGTGGGCCCCGCCGCCCACGACGCGGTCAAGGCCCTGGAGCCCGGCCAGGTCGCGGTCATCGAGAACCTGCGCTTCAACGCGGGCGAGACGTCCAAGGACGACACCGAGCGGGGCGAGTTCGCCGACCAGCTCGCCGCTCTGGCCGATGTCTACGTGGGCGACGGTTTCGGCGCCGTGCACCGCAAGCACGCCTCCGTGTACGACCTCCCGGCCCGTCTGCCGCACTACGCCGGCTACCTCATCGCCACCGAGGTCGGCGTCCTGAAGAGGCTCACCGAGGACGTCAAGCGTCCCTACGTCGTCGCTCTCGGCGGCTCGAAGGTCTCCGACAAGCTCGCCGTCATCGACGAACTGCTCGGCAAGGCCGACCGGCTGCTCATCGGCGGCGGCATGGCCTTCACCTTCCTCAAGGCGAAGGGCTACGAGATCGGCGCCTCCCTCGTCCAGGACGACCAGCTGGCCGCCGTCACCGAGTACGTCGAGCGCGCCGAGAAGAACGGCGTCGAACTGGTCGTCCCGGTCGACGTCGTGACCGCGGCGCAGTTCCCGGACCTGAAGACCAAGGCCCCGTCCCACCCCACGACCGTCGCCGCGGACGCCATCCCGGCCGACGGGATGGGCCTCGACATCGGTCCCGAGACCGGTGCCCTGTACGCCTCGAAACTCGCCGACGCGGCCACCGTCTTCTGGAACGGTCCGATGGGCGTCTTCGAGCACCCCGACTACGCCGAGGGCACCAAGGCGGTCGCCCAGGCCCTCCTCGACTCCCCGGCCTTCACGGTGGTCGGCGGTGGCGACTCCGCCGCGGCCGTCCGCACCCTGGGCTTCGACGAGACGGCATTCGGCCACATCTCGACCGGTGGCGGCGCCTCCCTCGAATACCTCGAGGGCAAGACGCTCCCCGGCCTCGCCGCACTGGAGGACTGA
- the pgi gene encoding glucose-6-phosphate isomerase encodes MNADTRTRLDRTPEWTALGEHREELAETHLRDLFAADPGRGSGFTLQVGDLHIDYSKHLVTDQTLRLLQELAVATDVFGLRDAMFRGEKINVTEDRAVLHTVLRAPRDAVVEVDGQNVVPGVHAVLDRMAAFAERVRSGEWTGHTGRRIKNVVNIGIGGSDLGPAMAYDALRSFTDRGLTVRFVSNVDGADLHEAVRDLDPAETLFIIASKTFTTIETITNATSARTWLLAGLKAGPEAVARHFVALSTNAGKVADFGIDTDNMFEFWDWVGGRYSFDSAIGLSLMIAIGPDRFREMLDGFHLVDEHFRTAPAEANAPLLLGLLGIWYGNFHDAQSHAVLPYSHYLSRFTAYLQQLDMESNGKSVDRQGRPVDWQTGPVVWGTPGTNGQHAYYQLIHQGTKLIPADFIGFANPVDELETGLAAQHDLLMANFFAQTQALAFGKTPDEVRAEGVPEHLVAHKTFQGNHPTTTILARELTPSVLGQLIALYEHKVFVQGAVWNIDSFDQWGVELGKVLAKRVEPALTEGTDVPGLDPSTKALVAKYRELHGR; translated from the coding sequence ATGAACGCAGACACCCGTACCAGGCTCGACCGGACGCCCGAGTGGACCGCTCTGGGGGAGCACCGCGAGGAACTCGCGGAGACCCATCTGCGGGACCTTTTCGCGGCCGACCCCGGGCGCGGGTCCGGATTCACCCTCCAGGTAGGCGATCTGCACATCGACTACTCCAAGCACCTCGTCACCGACCAGACACTGCGGCTGCTCCAGGAGCTTGCGGTGGCCACGGATGTGTTCGGGTTGCGGGACGCGATGTTCCGGGGTGAGAAGATCAATGTGACCGAGGACCGTGCGGTCCTGCACACGGTGTTGCGTGCGCCGCGGGACGCGGTGGTCGAGGTCGACGGGCAGAACGTGGTCCCGGGGGTGCACGCGGTCCTGGACCGGATGGCCGCTTTCGCCGAGCGGGTGCGGTCGGGCGAGTGGACCGGTCACACCGGCCGGCGGATCAAGAACGTGGTGAACATCGGGATCGGCGGTTCCGATCTGGGTCCCGCGATGGCGTACGACGCGCTGCGGTCCTTCACCGACCGCGGTCTGACGGTGCGGTTCGTGTCGAACGTGGACGGCGCCGACCTCCACGAGGCCGTCCGTGACCTCGACCCGGCCGAGACCCTGTTCATCATCGCGTCGAAGACGTTCACCACCATCGAGACGATCACCAACGCCACCTCCGCGCGGACCTGGCTGCTGGCCGGTCTGAAGGCCGGCCCCGAGGCGGTCGCCCGGCACTTCGTGGCCCTGTCCACGAACGCCGGGAAGGTCGCCGACTTCGGCATCGACACCGACAACATGTTCGAGTTCTGGGACTGGGTCGGCGGACGCTACTCCTTCGACTCGGCGATCGGCCTGTCCCTGATGATCGCGATCGGCCCGGACCGGTTCCGGGAGATGCTGGACGGCTTCCACCTCGTCGACGAACACTTCCGCACCGCGCCCGCGGAAGCCAACGCGCCCCTGCTGCTGGGCCTGCTGGGCATCTGGTACGGCAACTTCCACGACGCGCAGTCCCACGCCGTGCTGCCCTACTCGCACTACCTCAGCAGGTTCACCGCCTATCTCCAGCAACTCGACATGGAGTCCAACGGCAAATCGGTGGACCGGCAGGGCCGGCCGGTGGACTGGCAGACCGGACCGGTGGTGTGGGGTACCCCCGGCACCAACGGACAGCACGCCTACTACCAGCTCATCCACCAGGGCACCAAGCTGATCCCGGCCGACTTCATCGGCTTCGCCAACCCCGTCGACGAACTCGAGACGGGCCTGGCCGCCCAGCACGACCTGCTGATGGCGAACTTCTTCGCACAGACCCAGGCCCTGGCCTTCGGCAAGACACCCGACGAGGTCCGCGCCGAAGGCGTCCCCGAACACCTGGTCGCCCACAAGACGTTCCAGGGCAACCACCCCACCACCACGATCCTCGCCCGCGAACTGACCCCCTCCGTCCTGGGCCAGCTCATCGCCCTCTACGAACACAAAGTCTTCGTCCAGGGCGCCGTCTGGAACATCGACTCCTTCGACCAATGGGGCGTCGAACTCGGCAAGGTCCTCGCCAAACGCGTCGAACCCGCCCTCACCGAAGGCACCGACGTACCCGGCCTCGACCCCTCCACCAAGGCGCTGGTCGCCAAGTACCGCGAGCTGCACGGCCGTTAG
- the tpiA gene encoding triose-phosphate isomerase: protein MSTRTPLMAGNWKMNLNHLEAIAHVQKLAFALADKDYDACEVAVLPPFTDLRSVQTLVDGDKLKIKYGAQDLSAHDSGAFTGEISGPMLAKLKCTYVAVGHSERRQYHAETDEIVNAKVKSAFKHGLTPILCVGEELEVREAGNHVSHTLTQVDGGLKDVPAEQAESIVIAYEPVWAIGTGKVCGADDAQEVCAAIRGRLAELYSQELAEKVRIQYGGSVKSGNVAEIMAKADIDGALVGGASLDADEFVKIVRFRDQ from the coding sequence ATGAGCACGCGCACGCCGCTGATGGCGGGCAACTGGAAGATGAACCTCAACCACCTCGAGGCCATCGCGCACGTCCAGAAGCTCGCCTTCGCCCTGGCCGACAAGGACTACGACGCCTGTGAGGTCGCCGTCCTGCCGCCCTTCACCGACCTGCGTTCCGTGCAGACCTTGGTCGACGGCGACAAACTGAAGATCAAGTACGGCGCCCAGGACCTCTCGGCGCACGACTCCGGTGCCTTCACCGGCGAGATCTCGGGCCCCATGCTGGCCAAGCTGAAGTGCACGTACGTGGCCGTCGGTCACTCCGAGCGACGCCAGTACCACGCGGAGACCGACGAGATCGTCAACGCCAAGGTCAAGTCCGCGTTCAAGCACGGCCTGACCCCGATCCTGTGCGTCGGCGAGGAGCTGGAGGTCCGCGAGGCGGGCAACCACGTCTCCCACACGCTCACGCAGGTGGACGGCGGCCTCAAGGACGTCCCGGCCGAGCAGGCCGAGTCGATCGTGATCGCGTACGAGCCGGTCTGGGCCATCGGAACCGGCAAGGTCTGCGGCGCCGACGACGCCCAGGAGGTCTGCGCGGCGATCCGCGGCCGTCTGGCCGAGCTGTACTCCCAGGAGCTGGCCGAGAAGGTCCGCATCCAGTACGGCGGCTCGGTGAAGTCCGGCAATGTCGCCGAGATCATGGCGAAGGCCGACATCGACGGGGCCCTCGTCGGTGGCGCGTCCCTGGACGCCGACGAGTTCGTCAAGATCGTCCGCTTCCGCGACCAGTGA
- a CDS encoding RNA polymerase-binding protein RbpA yields the protein MASGNAIRGSRVGAGPMGEAERGESAPRLRISFWCSNGHETQPSFASDAQVPDTWDCPRCGFPAGQDRDNPPDPPRTEPYKTHLAYVRERRSDADGEAILAEALAKLRGEI from the coding sequence GTGGCAAGTGGCAACGCGATCCGAGGAAGCCGGGTCGGGGCGGGGCCGATGGGCGAGGCCGAGCGTGGCGAGTCCGCGCCCCGGCTGCGCATCTCCTTCTGGTGCTCCAACGGGCACGAGACGCAGCCCAGCTTCGCCAGCGACGCGCAGGTTCCCGACACCTGGGACTGCCCGCGCTGCGGCTTTCCCGCCGGACAGGACCGGGACAACCCGCCGGACCCGCCGCGCACCGAGCCGTACAAGACGCACCTGGCGTACGTACGGGAGCGGCGCAGCGACGCCGACGGCGAGGCGATCCTCGCCGAGGCGCTCGCCAAACTGCGGGGCGAGATCTAG
- the gap gene encoding type I glyceraldehyde-3-phosphate dehydrogenase encodes MTIRVGINGFGRIGRNYFRALLEQGADIEIVAVNDLGDTATTAHLLKYDTILGRLKAEVSHTADTITVDGHTIKVLSERNPADIPWGELGVDIVIESTGIFTKKADAEKHIAGGAKKVLISAPAKDEDITIVMGVNQDKYDPAQHNIISNASCTTNCVAPMAKVLDENFGIVKGLMTTVHAYTNDQRILDFPHSDLRRARAAAENIIPTTTGAAKATALVLPQLKGKLDGIAMRVPVPTGSATDLVVTLQREVTKDEVNAAFKKASDDGDLKGYLTYTEDPIVSSDIVGDPASCTFDSSLTMVQEGNSVKILGWYDNEWGYSNRLVDLTVFVGDQL; translated from the coding sequence GTGACGATCCGCGTAGGCATCAACGGCTTTGGCCGCATCGGTCGTAACTACTTCCGCGCGCTGCTGGAGCAGGGTGCTGACATCGAGATCGTGGCTGTCAACGACCTGGGTGACACCGCGACCACCGCTCACCTGCTCAAGTACGACACCATCCTGGGCCGTCTCAAGGCCGAGGTGTCGCACACCGCCGACACGATCACCGTCGACGGCCACACCATCAAGGTGCTCTCCGAGCGCAACCCCGCGGACATCCCCTGGGGCGAGCTCGGTGTCGACATCGTCATCGAGTCGACGGGCATCTTCACCAAGAAGGCCGACGCCGAGAAGCACATCGCCGGCGGCGCCAAGAAGGTCCTGATCTCGGCTCCGGCCAAGGACGAGGACATCACCATCGTGATGGGCGTCAACCAGGACAAGTACGACCCGGCGCAGCACAACATCATCTCCAACGCCTCCTGCACCACCAACTGTGTGGCGCCGATGGCCAAGGTGCTCGACGAGAACTTCGGCATCGTCAAGGGCCTGATGACGACGGTCCACGCGTACACGAACGACCAGCGCATCCTGGACTTCCCGCACTCGGACCTGCGCCGCGCCCGCGCCGCCGCCGAGAACATCATCCCGACCACGACCGGTGCCGCCAAGGCCACCGCCCTGGTCCTCCCGCAGCTCAAGGGCAAGCTCGACGGCATCGCGATGCGCGTCCCGGTCCCGACCGGCTCGGCCACCGACCTGGTCGTGACGCTGCAGCGCGAGGTCACCAAGGACGAGGTCAACGCCGCGTTCAAGAAGGCCTCCGACGACGGCGACCTCAAGGGCTACCTGACCTACACCGAGGACCCGATCGTCTCCTCGGACATCGTCGGCGACCCGGCCTCCTGCACCTTCGACTCCTCCCTGACCATGGTCCAGGAGGGCAACTCGGTGAAGATCCTCGGCTGGTACGACAACGAGTGGGGCTACTCCAACCGCCTCGTCGACCTCACGGTCTTCGTCGGCGACCAGCTCTAA
- the secG gene encoding preprotein translocase subunit SecG, whose amino-acid sequence MVLGFSIALIVFSLLLMLLVLMHKGKGGGLSDMFGGGMQSSVGGSSVAERNLDRITVVLGLLWFACIIVLGILMKVNN is encoded by the coding sequence GTGGTTTTGGGGTTCTCGATCGCCCTGATCGTCTTCAGCCTGCTGCTGATGCTGCTGGTGCTGATGCACAAGGGAAAGGGCGGCGGCCTGTCCGACATGTTCGGTGGCGGCATGCAGTCGTCCGTCGGCGGCTCCTCGGTCGCCGAGCGCAACCTCGACCGCATCACCGTGGTGCTCGGTCTGCTCTGGTTCGCGTGCATCATCGTGCTCGGCATCCTGATGAAGGTCAACAACTGA
- a CDS encoding MFS transporter — protein sequence MAGVEATAVRVPAWRGGFGRLWSAAVVSRFGDALRTAALPLIAVRLTDDPFVIASVTACGYLPWLLFGLLGGAVADRVDQRRAMWAVDTLRGTLVACFGLAVGLGHASIGLLIALAFALTSLQTLFDNASTALLPSLVDKEALGSANARLMTGQQLAGGFLAGPFVPLLLAAGAAVPFAADAATYLLAAALVASLRIAAPERRPGPAGSTLRAEAAEGLRALRRDRVLRAVCTATLLCNIGMGALIATLVLHVTGWLHAGNAGFAAAMTAFSAGSLAGGALLAQRVARRFGRVRGLFLGGSVQTASLLLIGTVRQLGVLLLGMVLLGVMSMVWNVNQVTLMQQRSPQAMVGRISAAFRTASTSGAPVGALLGGTVAAVYGLNGPALFAAALFALAVVSLIPALKPDVSVVEPDDGVTTAHVKP from the coding sequence GTGGCGGGGGTCGAGGCGACGGCTGTGCGGGTGCCCGCGTGGCGCGGGGGATTCGGGCGACTGTGGAGCGCGGCGGTGGTGTCGCGCTTCGGGGACGCGCTGCGCACCGCCGCGCTGCCGCTGATCGCCGTGCGGCTCACGGACGACCCTTTCGTCATCGCGTCCGTCACCGCCTGCGGCTACCTCCCGTGGCTGCTCTTCGGGCTGCTCGGCGGCGCGGTCGCGGACCGGGTGGACCAGCGCCGGGCGATGTGGGCCGTGGACACCCTTCGGGGCACGCTGGTCGCCTGCTTCGGCCTCGCCGTCGGGCTCGGCCACGCCTCGATCGGGCTGCTGATCGCGCTCGCCTTCGCCCTGACCAGCCTCCAGACCCTCTTCGACAACGCGTCCACGGCCCTGCTGCCGTCGCTGGTGGACAAGGAGGCGCTGGGCAGCGCCAACGCCCGGCTGATGACCGGCCAGCAACTCGCCGGCGGCTTCCTGGCCGGCCCGTTCGTGCCGCTGTTGCTCGCCGCCGGAGCCGCCGTGCCGTTCGCCGCCGACGCCGCCACCTATCTGCTGGCCGCCGCGCTGGTGGCGTCCCTGCGGATCGCGGCGCCCGAGCGAAGGCCCGGACCGGCCGGCAGCACCCTGCGGGCGGAGGCCGCCGAGGGACTGCGCGCGCTGCGGCGCGACCGGGTGCTGCGTGCCGTCTGCACGGCCACACTGCTGTGCAACATCGGCATGGGCGCCCTGATCGCCACCCTGGTACTGCACGTGACCGGCTGGCTGCACGCGGGAAACGCGGGATTCGCCGCCGCGATGACCGCCTTCTCGGCCGGAAGCCTGGCCGGCGGGGCCCTGCTGGCACAGCGTGTCGCACGCCGGTTCGGGCGCGTTCGCGGCCTGTTCCTGGGCGGAAGCGTCCAGACGGCGTCCCTCCTGCTCATCGGCACCGTCCGCCAGTTGGGCGTTCTTCTGCTGGGCATGGTCCTGCTCGGAGTGATGAGCATGGTGTGGAACGTCAACCAGGTCACGCTGATGCAGCAGCGCAGCCCCCAGGCCATGGTCGGCCGCATCAGCGCCGCCTTCCGCACCGCCTCCACCTCCGGGGCCCCGGTCGGCGCCCTGCTCGGCGGCACGGTCGCCGCGGTGTACGGACTGAACGGGCCCGCGCTGTTCGCGGCCGCGCTCTTCGCGCTCGCCGTCGTTTCGCTGATACCCGCGCTCAAGCCGGACGTATCTGTTGTTGAGCCGGACGACGGCGTGACGACAGCTCACGTCAAGCCCTGA
- the opcA gene encoding glucose-6-phosphate dehydrogenase assembly protein OpcA, with protein MKIDLTDSTASKINKALVQGRRAIGTPAIGMVLTLVIVTDEENAYDALKAANEASREHPSRTLVVIRRVSRSPRDRTKSRLDAEVRLGAEAGTGETVVLRLYGEVVDHADSVVLPLLLPDAPVVVWWPVNSPLDPAKDPLGALAQRRVTDTYSAEAPVRELNARADAYAPGDTDLSWTRITPWRSMLAAALDQVVCDVSAVEVEGEEFNPSCELLAMWLADRLNVPVKRSQSAGPGLTAVRMETTCGPIVLDRADGSLATLSIDGQPDRAVALKRRETSELIAEELRRLDPDDTYASALRYGVDRLNTSSGEAPGETPAATAVKTAAKAPAKKAATKAAASAPAKKAASK; from the coding sequence ATGAAGATAGACCTCACCGACTCCACTGCCAGCAAGATCAACAAGGCGCTCGTGCAGGGCCGCCGGGCTATCGGCACCCCCGCGATCGGCATGGTCCTGACCCTCGTCATCGTCACCGACGAGGAGAACGCCTACGACGCCCTGAAGGCCGCCAACGAGGCCTCCCGCGAGCACCCCTCGCGCACCCTCGTGGTCATCAGGCGTGTCTCGCGCTCGCCCCGCGACCGCACGAAGTCCCGCCTCGACGCCGAGGTGCGGCTCGGCGCGGAGGCGGGCACCGGCGAGACCGTCGTGCTGCGCCTCTACGGCGAGGTGGTCGACCACGCCGACTCGGTCGTCCTGCCCCTGCTGCTGCCGGACGCGCCGGTCGTCGTCTGGTGGCCGGTCAACTCGCCCCTCGACCCGGCGAAGGACCCGTTGGGAGCGTTGGCCCAGCGCCGGGTCACGGACACCTACTCGGCCGAGGCGCCGGTACGGGAACTCAACGCCCGCGCCGACGCCTACGCCCCCGGGGACACCGACCTCTCCTGGACCCGCATCACCCCGTGGCGTTCGATGCTGGCCGCGGCCCTGGACCAGGTCGTCTGCGACGTGAGCGCGGTCGAGGTGGAGGGCGAGGAGTTCAACCCGAGCTGTGAGCTGCTCGCCATGTGGCTCGCGGACCGGCTGAACGTCCCGGTCAAGCGTTCGCAGTCGGCCGGCCCCGGCCTCACGGCCGTCCGGATGGAGACCACCTGCGGCCCGATCGTCCTGGACCGTGCCGACGGCTCGCTCGCCACACTGTCCATCGACGGGCAGCCCGACCGTGCCGTGGCCCTCAAGCGCCGCGAGACGTCCGAGCTGATCGCGGAGGAGCTGCGCCGGCTCGACCCGGACGACACGTACGCCTCGGCGCTGCGGTACGGGGTGGACCGGCTGAACACCTCGTCCGGCGAGGCCCCGGGCGAGACCCCGGCCGCGACGGCGGTCAAGACCGCCGCCAAGGCACCCGCGAAGAAGGCCGCCACCAAGGCCGCCGCCTCGGCCCCGGCCAAGAAGGCGGCCTCCAAGTGA
- the zwf gene encoding glucose-6-phosphate dehydrogenase gives MSSSNPLRDPADRRLPRIAGPSGLVIFGVTGDLSRKKLMPAVYDLANRGLLPPGFSLVGFARREWKNEDFAQEVHDAVKEHARTEFREEVWQQLIQGMRFVQGTFDDDDAFERLRATIEELDKAQGTGGNFAFYLSVPPSAFPVVIKQLKKHHLADQSSGSWRRAVIEKPFGHDLKSAEDLNAIVHEVFASDQVFRIDHYLGKETVQNILALRFANTMFEPIWNRSFVDHVQITMAEDIGIGGRAGYYDGIGAARDVIQNHLLQLMALTAMEEPASFDADALAAEKTKVLGAVRIPKDLGRDTVRGQYAAGWQGGEKAVGYLQEDGIDPKSKTDTYAAIKVEVDNRRWAGVPFYLRTGKRLGRRVTEIAVVFQRAPHSPFDHTATEELGQNAIVFRVQPDEGVTVRFGSKVPGTSMEIRDVSMDFAYGESFTESSPEAYERLILDVLLGDSNLFPRTEEVELSWKILDPIERYWDKHGKPAQYPSGSWGPVEADEMLERDGRSWRRP, from the coding sequence TTGTCAAGCAGCAACCCGCTGCGTGACCCCGCAGACCGACGGCTCCCGCGTATCGCGGGGCCGTCGGGCCTGGTCATCTTCGGCGTCACGGGCGATTTGTCACGTAAAAAGCTGATGCCCGCCGTGTACGACCTCGCCAATCGCGGACTGCTGCCGCCGGGCTTCTCGCTCGTCGGTTTCGCCCGCCGCGAGTGGAAGAACGAGGACTTCGCCCAGGAGGTCCACGACGCCGTCAAGGAACACGCCCGTACGGAGTTCCGCGAGGAGGTCTGGCAGCAGCTCATCCAGGGGATGCGCTTCGTCCAGGGCACCTTCGACGACGACGACGCGTTCGAGCGGCTGCGCGCCACCATCGAGGAGCTGGACAAGGCACAGGGGACGGGCGGCAACTTCGCCTTCTACCTCTCCGTGCCGCCGTCCGCCTTCCCGGTGGTCATCAAGCAGCTGAAGAAGCACCACCTGGCCGACCAGTCGAGCGGCTCCTGGCGGCGCGCGGTCATCGAGAAGCCCTTCGGGCACGACCTGAAGTCGGCCGAGGACCTCAACGCGATCGTGCACGAGGTCTTCGCCTCGGACCAGGTCTTCCGCATCGACCACTACCTCGGCAAGGAGACCGTCCAGAACATCCTGGCGCTCCGCTTCGCCAACACCATGTTCGAGCCGATCTGGAACCGGTCCTTCGTCGACCACGTACAGATCACCATGGCCGAGGACATCGGCATCGGCGGCCGGGCGGGCTACTACGACGGCATCGGCGCGGCCCGTGACGTCATCCAGAACCACCTGCTCCAGCTGATGGCCCTGACGGCCATGGAGGAGCCCGCGTCGTTCGACGCGGACGCGCTCGCCGCCGAGAAGACCAAGGTGCTCGGCGCGGTGCGGATCCCCAAGGACCTGGGGCGCGACACCGTCCGCGGACAGTACGCCGCCGGCTGGCAGGGCGGCGAGAAGGCCGTCGGCTATCTCCAGGAAGACGGCATCGACCCCAAGTCGAAGACCGACACGTACGCGGCCATCAAGGTGGAGGTGGACAACCGCCGCTGGGCGGGCGTCCCGTTCTACCTGAGGACCGGCAAGCGTCTGGGCCGCCGTGTCACCGAGATCGCGGTCGTCTTCCAGCGCGCCCCGCACTCCCCCTTCGACCACACGGCGACGGAGGAGCTGGGCCAGAACGCGATCGTCTTCCGCGTCCAGCCCGACGAGGGCGTCACCGTCCGCTTCGGCTCCAAGGTGCCCGGCACCTCCATGGAGATCCGGGACGTCTCGATGGACTTCGCCTACGGCGAGTCGTTCACCGAGTCCAGCCCGGAGGCCTACGAGCGACTCATCCTCGACGTGCTGCTCGGCGACTCGAACCTCTTCCCGCGCACCGAGGAGGTCGAGCTGTCCTGGAAGATCCTCGACCCGATCGAGCGGTACTGGGACAAGCACGGCAAGCCCGCGCAGTACCCCTCGGGCAGCTGGGGCCCCGTCGAGGCCGACGAAATGCTCGAACGAGACGGACGGAGCTGGCGTCGCCCATGA